The Candidatus Effluviviaceae Genus I sp. genomic interval GTCCACGAACACGGCGTCGGGCGCGCGCCCGCGGATCTTCGCGTCCAGGCCCTTCGGGTACTCGTCGAGTCCGCTCGGGATGATCTCCTGCGCGTTGACGACGACGCGGCCGCGGGGCTTCAGAACGTGGATCCAGCGGAGCGCTTCCATCTTCTCGAACGCGACGAGGACGTCGGCCTCCCCCTCGGCGATGACGGGGGAGTGGACCCTCGCGCCGAACCGCACGTGGCTCACCACCGAGCCGCCGCGCTGCGCCATCCCATGGACCTCGCTCTTCTTGACGTCGAGGCCGCGAGCGAGGGCGGCCGCGGACAGGATCTCGCTCGCGAGGAGGATGCCCTGCCCTCCGACGCCGGCGATGAAGACGTTGGTCACTCTGTCGGCCATCGCGTTCTCCTCGCTCACGACCTCGCCGCGTCCGGCGGGGCGATGCACTTCTTCGGGCACACCTGCGCGCACACCGAGCACAGCGAGCCGACGCAGAAGATGGGGTTGATCGTCGTCTTCCCGTCCTCGCCCTTCGAGAGCGCGGGGCAGCCCAGCCTGCGGCACAGGCCGCACGCCACGCACTCGTCGTGGTCGACGACGAGCGCCGGGCCCCAGCGTTCGCGCTCGAGGAGGACGCACGTGCCCTCCACGACGAGGAACGAGGGCTCGGGGCTGTCGACCGCCTCGCGGACGGCCTGCCGCACGGCGGCCACGTCGTAGGCGTTCACGCGCCGCGCGTGCCTGACGCCCATGCTCTTCGCGAGCGCGATGAGGTCGAGCTTCACCGTCGGCTCGCCCATGAGCGTCGTGCCGGTGCCGGGGTGGTCCTGGTGGCCGGTCATCGCCGTCGTCGAGTTGTCGAGGACGATCACGGTCGTCGCGCCGCGGTTGTACGCGACGTCGGCGAGCCCGGTCATGCCCGAGTGGACGAAGGTCGAGTCGCCGAGCACCGCGACCATCTTCTTCGCGAAGTCCCGCCCGATCGCCTTCTCGAGGCCGAGCGCGTTGCCGATCGAGGCGCCCATGCACAGGCAGGTGTCGAGCCCCTCCAGCGGCGGCATCACGCCGAGCGTGTAGCAGCCGATGTCCGAGGTCGCGCCGATGCGCAGGCGGTTGAGCGTGAAGAACGTCGTGCGGTGCGGGCAGCCCGGGCAGAGCACGGGCGGCCGCGGCGGCACGGCCTCGGGCGTGACCTTCGCGCCGGCGCCGACGAGCGCGCTCCTCACGATGCCCTGGTTGAGCTCGCCGCAGAGTGGCACCTTCTCCTTGCCCACGACGTTCGTGATGCCCGCCACGCGCATCGCGTCCTCGATGAACGGCTCGTTCTCCTCGACGACGAAGACGCGGTCGAACCGCGCGGCGAAGCGCCTCACGAGCTCGATGGGGAAGGGGTAGCTCATCCCCAGCTTGAGGAACGTGGCGTCGGGGAACGCGTCGCGGGCGTACTGGTACGCGATGCCGCTCGAGATGACGCCGACCTTCGCCTCGCCCTCCTCGACGCGGTTCAAGGGCGTCGTCTCGGCATACTCCGCGAGGCGGCAGAGGCGCTCCTCGACCTTCACGTGGAGCCTGCGCGCGTGCGCCGGGATGACGACCCTCCGCGAGGTGTCCTTCGCGTACTCCTTCCGCGGGACCTCGACGCGCTCGCCGAGCGTGACCGGGGTCTTGGCGTGCGAGAGGCGCGTGGACATGCGGAAGAGCACCGGCGTGCCGAACCGCTCCGAGATCTCGAACGCGGTCCCGAGGTGGTCCTTCACCTCCTGGGAGTCGGATGGCTCGACGAGCGGGATCTTCGCGAACTTCGCGTAGTAGCGGTTGTCCTGCTCGTTCTGCGAGGAGTGCATGCCTGGATCGTCGGCCGAGACGATGACGAACCCGCCGTCGCCTCCGACGAGCGTCGAGGTCATGAGCGGGTCGGCCGCGACGTTGAGGCCCACGTGCTTCATCGCGGTGATCGTGCGGACGCCGCCGAACGAGGCGCCGATGGCGACCTCGAAGGCCACCTTCTCGTTGGGCGACCACTCGCAGTAGATGTCGTCCTTGTACCTGACGACGTTCTCGAGGATCTCCGTGCTCGGCGTGCCCGGGTACGCCGTCGCGACCTTCACGCCGTGCTCGTAGCAGCCCCTCGCGACGGCCTCGTTCCCGGAGAGAAGAACCCGCATCGCTCCTCCTCGCGCCTTCCCGCTACAGGAGTCCCTTCACCGCGCCGCCGTCCACCTGCACCGTCACGCCCGTCACGTACGCCGCCGCGTCCGAGGCGAGGAACGCGACCATCCTCGCGATGTCCGCGGGGTCGGCGAACCGCCCGAGCGGCACCGACTCCTGGAACGACCGCGCGATCTCCTCGTACGGCTTTCCCTCGCGCTTCGCGCGGGCCGACATGAGCTCCTTCATGCGGTCCGTCGCCGTGTAGCCCGGGCAGACCACGTTGACGCGGATGCGGTCGGGGCCGAGCTCGGTGGCGAGCGTCTTCGAGAGCCCCGCGACCGCCGCGCGCACCGCGTTCGAGAGCACGAGCCCGCGGATGGGCTCCTTCACGGAGATGGACGCGAGGTTCACGATGCTCCCGCCGCCGGCACGCCGCATGACCGGGACGACCGCGCGGTTCAGGCGCACGACGCTCATGAGGTTGAGCGCGACGGCCTTCTCCCACGCCGCGTCGTCGAAGTCCTCGAACCGGCCGGACGGCGGCCCGCCCGCGTTCGTGACGAGCGCGTGCACCGCGCCGAACTCGCGGACGGCGGCGGCCACGACCGCCTCGACGCCCGCCGGGTCGCTGAGGTCGGCCTGCACGGCCACCGCGCGCCCGCCGCCCGCCTTCGCGACCTCCTCGCGCGCCGCCTCGAGGGCCTCGCGGCCCCGCGCGCACAGAAGCACATCGGCGCCCTCGCGCGCGAGCTCCAGCGCGCACGCCTTCCCGATGCCTTGCGAGGAGGCCGTCACGACTGCTTTCCTGCCCTTCAGGCCGAGGTCCACGTGTTCCCTCCTCGCGCCCGCCTCTGGGGGCGCGCCGGTCGTCGCCCTACAGGACGGGCAGGTCGTGCTCGAGCTCGTGGGCCGTGAGGATGGCCCGGTAGCCGTCCCAGACGGCGCGCTTGTTCCTGAGGAGCTTCTCGAAGGTCTCGTCTCCGAGGGTCTCGCGGAGGAGGCTGCCGTTCTCCGCCTCGATGACCGCCTCGCCGAGGCTCCCTGGGAGCATCGAGATGCCGAGGCGCGCCCGCTCGTCTCCGTCCATCTCGTAGATGTCCGCCTCGTTCGGCTCGCGGAGCTCGAGCTTCTGGTCGATGCCGCGCAGCCCCGCGGCGAGCATGACGGCGAACGCGAGGTACGGATTGCACGCCGGGTCCGGGCTCCGGTACTCGACGCGCGTCGAGAGATCGTGGCCCGGGCGGTAGCGCGGCACGCGCACGAGCGTCGATCGGTTCATCTGCGCCCAGCAGACGTACACAGGCGCCTCGTAGCCCGGCACGAGCCGCTTGTACGAGTTCACCCACTGGTTCGTCACGAGCGTGATCTCGCGCGCGTGACGCAGCAGTCCCTCGATGTACGAACGCGCGAGCGCCGAGAGGTGCCTCGCGTCGGCGGCGTCGTGGAAGAGGTTCTCCCCGTTCTCGAACAGCGACTGGTGCGCGTGCATGCCGCTTCCGTTCTGGCCGTAGATCGGCTTCGGCATGAACGTCGCGTAGGCGCCCTCCTTCCGCGCGACCTCCTTCACGACGAGCTTGTAGAGCATCGTGTGGTCGGCCATCGTGAGGGCGTCGGCGTACTTCAGGTCGATCTCGTGCTGGCTCGGCGCGCCCTCGTGGTGCGAGTACTCGACCTGGATGCCGAGCGAGTCGAGCGCGACGATGGTCTTCTTGCGGATCGCCTCGCCGAGGTCCGGGGGCGTGAGGTCGAAGTACCCCGCGCGGTCGAGCACCTCGGGACAGGCCGGCGAGCGGAAGTAGAAGTACTCGAGCTCGGGGCCCACGTAGAGCGTCCAGCCGCGCTGCGCCACCTTCTCGAGCACCCGCTTGAGGACGAAGCGCGGGTCGCCGGGGTAGGGCCTGCCGTCCGGCTCGAGGACGTCGCAGAACATGAGCGCCTCATCGCCGCCGTCCGTCCAGGGGAGGACCTTGAACGTC includes:
- a CDS encoding indolepyruvate oxidoreductase subunit beta; translation: MADRVTNVFIAGVGGQGILLASEILSAAALARGLDVKKSEVHGMAQRGGSVVSHVRFGARVHSPVIAEGEADVLVAFEKMEALRWIHVLKPRGRVVVNAQEIIPSGLDEYPKGLDAKIRGRAPDAVFVDALALAKEAGNVRAVNTVMLGAFAAFLDFSDDEWKRAIQASVPRKTVEMNLAGFALGRKAAAGR
- the iorA gene encoding indolepyruvate ferredoxin oxidoreductase subunit alpha; translated protein: MRVLLSGNEAVARGCYEHGVKVATAYPGTPSTEILENVVRYKDDIYCEWSPNEKVAFEVAIGASFGGVRTITAMKHVGLNVAADPLMTSTLVGGDGGFVIVSADDPGMHSSQNEQDNRYYAKFAKIPLVEPSDSQEVKDHLGTAFEISERFGTPVLFRMSTRLSHAKTPVTLGERVEVPRKEYAKDTSRRVVIPAHARRLHVKVEERLCRLAEYAETTPLNRVEEGEAKVGVISSGIAYQYARDAFPDATFLKLGMSYPFPIELVRRFAARFDRVFVVEENEPFIEDAMRVAGITNVVGKEKVPLCGELNQGIVRSALVGAGAKVTPEAVPPRPPVLCPGCPHRTTFFTLNRLRIGATSDIGCYTLGVMPPLEGLDTCLCMGASIGNALGLEKAIGRDFAKKMVAVLGDSTFVHSGMTGLADVAYNRGATTVIVLDNSTTAMTGHQDHPGTGTTLMGEPTVKLDLIALAKSMGVRHARRVNAYDVAAVRQAVREAVDSPEPSFLVVEGTCVLLERERWGPALVVDHDECVACGLCRRLGCPALSKGEDGKTTINPIFCVGSLCSVCAQVCPKKCIAPPDAARS
- a CDS encoding SDR family oxidoreductase, whose translation is MDLGLKGRKAVVTASSQGIGKACALELAREGADVLLCARGREALEAAREEVAKAGGGRAVAVQADLSDPAGVEAVVAAAVREFGAVHALVTNAGGPPSGRFEDFDDAAWEKAVALNLMSVVRLNRAVVPVMRRAGGGSIVNLASISVKEPIRGLVLSNAVRAAVAGLSKTLATELGPDRIRVNVVCPGYTATDRMKELMSARAKREGKPYEEIARSFQESVPLGRFADPADIARMVAFLASDAAAYVTGVTVQVDGGAVKGLL
- a CDS encoding glutamine synthetase, with protein sequence MVHHGGPTDNGRSDPPEGTTVAASRDEVLRTVDDRRIRFIRLLFTDIVGFPKCVTITRGELEDALDNGKGFDGSSIEGFTRIHESDMIAKPDPTTFKVLPWTDGGDEALMFCDVLEPDGRPYPGDPRFVLKRVLEKVAQRGWTLYVGPELEYFYFRSPACPEVLDRAGYFDLTPPDLGEAIRKKTIVALDSLGIQVEYSHHEGAPSQHEIDLKYADALTMADHTMLYKLVVKEVARKEGAYATFMPKPIYGQNGSGMHAHQSLFENGENLFHDAADARHLSALARSYIEGLLRHAREITLVTNQWVNSYKRLVPGYEAPVYVCWAQMNRSTLVRVPRYRPGHDLSTRVEYRSPDPACNPYLAFAVMLAAGLRGIDQKLELREPNEADIYEMDGDERARLGISMLPGSLGEAVIEAENGSLLRETLGDETFEKLLRNKRAVWDGYRAILTAHELEHDLPVL